In Sphingomonas psychrotolerans, the following proteins share a genomic window:
- a CDS encoding phospholipase D-like domain-containing protein, with product MTAGNVVRPGHNAWRVEHADRVSVIVDAEDYFRAARDAMLEAKRQILLIGWDFDARIRLAEASDAAPDAPEQVGPFITWLARRNPELEIYLLRWDVGALKTYLRPRTLSTTMRWMLHPRIHPRLDSSHPPGASHHQKIVVIDDCLAFCGGIDMTNKRWDTRGHRDDEPGRVDPDGATYMPWHDASTALQGPVARALGELCRERWELSGGKPIAPPPARAACWPEILTPHFTDVPAAISRTQPEMKGVEAVHEIEQLYLDLIARAEQWIYAESQYFASRRIAEAIARRLDEPDGPEIVIVNPEQADGWLEQVAMDTARARLVEALRRRDTHGRLRIYHPFTAGGAPIYVHAKILVIDDLVLRVGSSNFNNRSLRLDTECDVTIEAGPAEAAKRGHIVSIRNGLLAEHLGCTPEEVAEAIESESLIAAIERLRQRGSKTLRPYEVPDLEGVTAWLADHEVLDPENPEDLFEPIAGGGLFRWLRKPQ from the coding sequence GTGACGGCCGGCAACGTGGTCCGCCCCGGCCATAATGCGTGGCGCGTCGAGCATGCCGACCGCGTGTCGGTGATCGTCGATGCCGAGGATTATTTCCGCGCCGCGCGCGATGCGATGCTGGAGGCGAAGCGCCAGATTCTGCTGATCGGCTGGGACTTCGACGCGCGAATCCGGCTGGCGGAGGCTTCGGATGCTGCGCCGGACGCGCCCGAGCAGGTCGGACCGTTCATCACCTGGCTCGCCCGGCGCAATCCGGAGCTCGAAATCTATCTGCTGCGCTGGGATGTCGGCGCGCTGAAGACCTATTTGCGACCCAGGACCTTGAGCACCACGATGCGCTGGATGCTCCATCCGCGCATCCATCCACGGCTCGACAGCAGCCACCCGCCGGGTGCGTCGCATCACCAGAAGATCGTCGTGATCGACGATTGCCTCGCTTTCTGTGGCGGCATCGACATGACCAACAAGCGCTGGGACACGCGCGGGCATCGCGACGACGAGCCCGGCCGCGTCGACCCGGATGGCGCGACCTATATGCCGTGGCATGACGCTTCCACGGCGCTGCAGGGTCCGGTGGCGCGGGCGCTGGGCGAGCTCTGCCGCGAACGTTGGGAATTGTCGGGCGGCAAGCCGATCGCCCCGCCGCCCGCCCGCGCGGCGTGCTGGCCCGAAATCCTGACGCCGCATTTCACGGACGTGCCCGCGGCGATCTCGCGCACCCAACCCGAGATGAAGGGAGTCGAAGCCGTCCATGAGATCGAGCAGCTCTATCTCGACCTGATCGCCCGCGCCGAGCAATGGATCTATGCCGAGAGCCAATATTTCGCCTCGCGCCGCATCGCCGAGGCGATTGCAAGACGCCTCGACGAGCCCGACGGCCCCGAGATCGTCATCGTCAATCCCGAACAGGCCGATGGCTGGCTCGAGCAAGTCGCGATGGACACGGCGCGCGCCCGGCTGGTCGAGGCGCTGCGCAGGCGCGACACGCATGGCCGGCTGCGGATCTACCACCCGTTCACTGCGGGCGGCGCGCCGATCTATGTCCACGCCAAGATATTGGTGATCGACGATCTGGTGCTGCGAGTCGGCTCGTCCAACTTCAACAATCGCTCGCTGCGGCTCGATACCGAGTGCGACGTGACGATCGAGGCGGGGCCGGCGGAGGCGGCGAAGCGCGGTCATATCGTCTCGATCCGCAACGGCCTGCTGGCGGAGCATCTCGGCTGCACCCCCGAGGAGGTCGCAGAAGCGATCGAGAGCGAGTCGCTGATCGCGGCGATCGAGCGACTGCGCCAGCGCGGCAGCAAGACGCTGCGGCCATACGAAGTCCCCGATCTCGAGGGCGTGACCGCGTGGCTCGCCGATCACGAGGTGCTCGATCCCGAGAACCCCGAGGATCTGTTCGAGCCGATCGCCGGCGGCGGGCTGTTCCGGTGGCTGCGCAAGCCGCAGTAG
- the arsC gene encoding arsenate reductase (glutaredoxin) (This arsenate reductase requires both glutathione and glutaredoxin to convert arsenate to arsenite, after which the efflux transporter formed by ArsA and ArsB can extrude the arsenite from the cell, providing resistance.) encodes MKATIYHNPRCSKSREALAILQEAGAEVEVVEYLKTPPSRAKLAALYARAGISPRAGLRIAEDGAKPLKSADGDTILDAMMVDPLLIERPLVETEKGVRLGRPPEKVREIL; translated from the coding sequence GTGAAAGCCACGATCTACCACAATCCGCGCTGCTCGAAATCGCGCGAGGCGCTGGCGATCCTGCAGGAGGCCGGCGCCGAGGTCGAGGTGGTCGAATATCTCAAGACCCCGCCCTCGCGCGCGAAGCTGGCAGCGCTCTATGCCCGCGCCGGGATCAGCCCGCGCGCCGGGCTGCGGATCGCCGAGGATGGCGCCAAGCCGCTCAAGTCCGCCGACGGCGATACCATCCTCGATGCGATGATGGTCGATCCGCTGCTGATCGAACGCCCGCTGGTCGAAACCGAAAAGGGCGTTCGGCTCGGCCGACCACCGGAGAAGGTGCGCGAGATCCTGTGA
- the accC gene encoding acetyl-CoA carboxylase biotin carboxylase subunit, producing MAEIKKLLIANRGEIALRIHRACHEMGIKTVAVHSTADSDAMHVRLADEAICIGPPSATESYLNIPNIISAAEISGADAIHPGYGFLSENAQFAEIVEAHGIIFVGPKPEHIRTMGDKIEAKRTAGALGLPLVPGSDGAISDLAEAKEIAAKAGYPVIIKAASGGGGRGMKVCTSEDQLETLMQQAGSEAKAAFGDATVYLEKYLGNPRHIEIQVFGDGNGNAVHLGERDCSLQRRHQKVLEEAPSPVLGQADRERIGGVCAKAMADMGYRGAGTIEFLWENGEFYFIEMNTRLQVEHPVTEMITGLDLVREQIRVAEGHGLSCEQHQIQFRGHAIECRINAEDPRTFAPSPGTVQQFHAPGGMHVRVDSGLYAGYKVPPYYDSMIAKLIVYGSTRERCLMRLRRALEEFVISGMKTTIPLHQALLDDPEFQQGAYTIKWLEEWLAKQEA from the coding sequence ATGGCCGAAATCAAGAAGCTGCTGATCGCCAATCGCGGCGAGATCGCGCTGCGCATCCACCGTGCCTGTCACGAGATGGGGATCAAGACCGTCGCGGTGCACTCGACCGCCGACTCGGACGCGATGCACGTCCGTCTCGCCGATGAGGCGATCTGCATCGGGCCGCCGAGCGCGACCGAGAGCTATCTCAACATCCCCAACATCATCTCGGCCGCCGAAATCTCGGGCGCCGACGCGATCCACCCGGGGTACGGCTTCCTCTCGGAGAACGCCCAGTTCGCCGAGATCGTCGAAGCGCACGGGATCATCTTCGTCGGGCCAAAGCCCGAGCATATCCGCACGATGGGCGACAAGATCGAGGCCAAGCGCACCGCGGGCGCGCTCGGCCTGCCGCTCGTCCCGGGCTCGGACGGCGCGATCAGCGATCTGGCCGAAGCCAAGGAAATCGCGGCCAAGGCCGGCTATCCGGTGATCATCAAGGCGGCTTCCGGCGGCGGCGGGCGCGGCATGAAGGTGTGCACGTCCGAGGACCAGCTCGAGACCTTGATGCAACAGGCGGGCAGCGAGGCGAAGGCCGCGTTCGGCGACGCCACCGTCTATCTCGAGAAATATCTCGGCAATCCGCGCCATATCGAGATCCAGGTGTTCGGCGACGGCAACGGCAATGCCGTCCATCTCGGCGAGCGCGACTGCTCGCTCCAGCGCCGTCACCAGAAGGTGCTCGAGGAAGCCCCCTCCCCGGTGCTCGGCCAGGCCGATCGCGAGCGGATCGGCGGCGTCTGCGCCAAGGCGATGGCCGATATGGGCTATCGCGGCGCGGGGACGATCGAGTTCCTGTGGGAGAATGGCGAGTTCTACTTCATCGAGATGAACACCCGGCTGCAGGTCGAGCATCCGGTGACCGAGATGATCACCGGGCTCGATCTGGTCCGCGAGCAGATCCGCGTGGCGGAAGGCCATGGCCTGTCGTGCGAGCAACACCAGATCCAGTTTCGCGGCCACGCGATCGAATGCCGGATCAACGCCGAGGATCCGCGCACCTTCGCGCCATCACCGGGCACCGTGCAGCAGTTCCACGCCCCCGGCGGGATGCACGTCCGCGTCGATTCGGGGCTCTACGCCGGCTATAAGGTGCCGCCTTATTACGACAGCATGATCGCCAAGCTGATCGTCTATGGCTCGACGCGCGAACGCTGCCTGATGCGGCTGCGCCGCGCGCTCGAGGAGTTCGTGATCAGCGGCATGAAGACCACCATCCCGCTCCATCAGGCTTTGCTCGACGACCCCGAATTCCAGCAGGGCGCGTACACGATCAAGTGGCTCGAAGAGTGGCTGGCGAAGCAGGAAGCGTGA
- the accB gene encoding acetyl-CoA carboxylase biotin carboxyl carrier protein: MAEDTKQGAMHVDIELVRQLAAVLDETQLTEIEVEDGERRVRVARTVTAAPAMQYAPPAAAPAAAAPAADVGAPAPAAAVNAVKSPMVGTAYLKPNPEAKHFVSVGDKVAAGDTLLIIEAMKVMNAIHAPAAGTVKAILIENGQPVEFDQPLVVVE; this comes from the coding sequence ATGGCCGAAGATACCAAACAAGGGGCGATGCATGTCGATATCGAGCTGGTTCGCCAGCTCGCCGCCGTGCTCGACGAGACGCAGCTTACCGAAATCGAAGTAGAAGACGGCGAACGCCGCGTGCGCGTGGCACGGACGGTGACGGCCGCGCCGGCGATGCAATATGCCCCACCGGCCGCCGCGCCCGCCGCAGCCGCGCCGGCCGCTGACGTGGGCGCCCCGGCGCCTGCCGCCGCAGTGAACGCAGTCAAGTCGCCGATGGTCGGCACGGCCTATCTCAAGCCCAATCCCGAGGCGAAGCACTTCGTTTCGGTGGGCGACAAGGTCGCCGCTGGCGATACGCTGCTGATCATCGAGGCGATGAAGGTGATGAACGCGATTCACGCGCCCGCCGCGGGCACGGTCAAGGCGATCCTGATCGAGAACGGCCAGCCGGTCGAGTTCGATCAGCCGCTCGTGGTCGTCGAGTAA
- the aroQ gene encoding type II 3-dehydroquinate dehydratase translates to MADTIYVLNGPNLNLLGLREPEIYGSDTLDDIAGRMEDRAKELDLEIDLRQSNHEGHLIDWLHEAQARGAKAVILNPGGYTHTSIALHDAVKSVTTPVIEVHLSNPHAREDFRHTSYVGRAARGTIAGFGALSYMLALEAAARL, encoded by the coding sequence TTGGCCGACACGATCTACGTCCTCAACGGCCCCAACCTCAACCTGCTGGGGCTGCGCGAGCCGGAGATCTACGGCTCGGACACGCTGGACGACATTGCGGGCCGGATGGAAGATCGCGCGAAAGAGCTCGATCTCGAGATCGACCTGCGCCAGTCGAACCATGAGGGGCACCTCATCGACTGGCTCCACGAAGCGCAGGCCCGGGGCGCCAAGGCCGTCATCCTCAATCCGGGTGGCTACACGCACACTTCGATCGCGTTGCACGATGCCGTCAAGAGCGTCACGACGCCGGTGATCGAGGTTCATCTTTCCAACCCGCATGCGCGCGAGGACTTCCGACACACCAGCTATGTCGGTCGTGCCGCGCGCGGAACCATCGCGGGCTTCGGCGCGCTGTCGTACATGCTTGCGCTTGAAGCCGCGGCGCGTCTCTGA
- the thiS gene encoding sulfur carrier protein ThiS translates to MAHTDGTVSITVNGEHKRVIAGLTIIQLAEQLGLVPEKIAVERNLEVVPRSTLGEVVVADGDELEIVHFVGGGDHAGPLVEDSWSVAGRTFRSRLIVGTGKYKDFEQNAAAVAASGAEIVTVAVRRVNVSDPGAPMLTDYIDPKKITYLPNTAGCFDAESAIRTLRLAREAGGWDLVKLEVLGEARTLYPDMVETLRATEILANEGFKPMVYCVDDPIAAKRLEDVGAVAIMPLGAPIGSGLGIQNRVTIRLIVEGAKVPVLVDAGVGAASDAAVAMELGCDGVLMNTAIAEAKDPILMAAAMKAAVEAGRLSYRAGRMAKRRYADPSSPLAGLI, encoded by the coding sequence ATGGCGCATACGGACGGCACGGTCAGCATAACAGTCAATGGCGAGCACAAGCGGGTGATCGCTGGCCTCACCATCATCCAGCTCGCCGAGCAGCTCGGGCTGGTGCCCGAGAAGATCGCGGTCGAGCGCAATCTCGAAGTGGTGCCGCGCTCGACCTTGGGCGAGGTCGTCGTGGCCGACGGCGACGAGCTCGAGATCGTCCATTTCGTTGGGGGTGGCGACCATGCCGGCCCGCTTGTCGAGGACAGCTGGAGCGTCGCGGGCCGGACTTTCCGTTCGCGGCTGATCGTGGGCACCGGCAAGTACAAGGATTTCGAGCAGAACGCCGCGGCGGTCGCAGCGTCGGGCGCGGAGATCGTCACTGTCGCGGTGCGCCGGGTCAACGTCTCCGATCCGGGCGCGCCGATGCTCACCGACTATATCGATCCGAAGAAGATCACCTATCTCCCCAACACCGCGGGCTGCTTCGACGCCGAGTCCGCGATCCGGACGCTGCGACTGGCGCGCGAAGCCGGGGGCTGGGACCTCGTCAAGCTCGAAGTGCTCGGCGAGGCGCGCACGCTCTATCCCGACATGGTCGAAACGCTGCGCGCGACCGAGATCCTCGCGAACGAAGGCTTCAAGCCGATGGTCTATTGCGTCGACGATCCGATCGCGGCGAAGCGGCTCGAGGATGTCGGCGCAGTCGCGATCATGCCGCTGGGCGCGCCGATCGGCTCAGGGCTCGGCATCCAGAACCGGGTGACGATCCGGCTGATCGTCGAGGGCGCCAAGGTGCCGGTGCTGGTCGATGCCGGCGTCGGCGCGGCGTCGGACGCGGCGGTGGCGATGGAGCTGGGCTGCGACGGCGTGCTGATGAACACCGCGATCGCCGAGGCGAAGGATCCGATCCTGATGGCCGCCGCGATGAAGGCGGCGGTCGAGGCGGGCCGGCTCTCCTACCGCGCCGGCCGCATGGCCAAACGGCGCTATGCCGATCCGTCGAGCCCGCTGGCGGGGCTGATCTAG
- a CDS encoding calcium:proton antiporter — MQKALQHWTWLTPLAGWMMILLSYGATVPALPLALVLIATVLAAVHHAELIAHRVGEPFGTFLLAVAVTVIELGLIVTLMAAAGPGATTLARDTVFAAVMIILNGLVGICIFIGAIRFKEQVFQQTGVSASLATLCALTVLTLVLPNFTVSEPGPVYSFSQLGFVAVVSFLLYVTFVMVQTVRHRDYFLPDKAVAADTEVHAEPPSVSRAWLSFALLLACLGAVVLLAKMLSTPIEGAVASAGAPRALVGVIIAALVLLPESVAAVRATLANRLQTSLNLGLGSALATIGLTIPAVAALSIAADLPIALGLDTKSAVLLFLTLIVSTLSLGAGKTTVLQGAVHLVIFAVYLFTTIVP, encoded by the coding sequence ATGCAGAAGGCGCTACAGCACTGGACATGGCTCACGCCTTTGGCTGGATGGATGATGATCCTCCTCAGCTACGGAGCCACGGTTCCCGCCCTTCCGCTGGCACTGGTCCTGATCGCAACCGTACTCGCTGCCGTGCACCATGCCGAATTGATCGCACACCGCGTGGGGGAGCCGTTTGGCACGTTTTTGCTGGCAGTGGCCGTGACGGTCATCGAGCTCGGCCTTATCGTGACACTGATGGCCGCCGCGGGCCCGGGAGCGACGACCCTCGCGCGAGATACCGTTTTCGCCGCGGTCATGATCATCCTGAATGGCCTTGTCGGTATCTGCATCTTCATCGGCGCCATCCGGTTCAAGGAGCAGGTCTTTCAGCAGACGGGCGTGAGTGCCTCGCTCGCTACCCTCTGCGCGCTGACTGTCCTTACGCTGGTGCTACCTAACTTCACCGTCAGCGAGCCCGGACCCGTCTACTCCTTCTCCCAGCTCGGCTTCGTGGCCGTTGTTTCCTTCCTTCTCTACGTGACGTTCGTCATGGTCCAGACGGTGCGCCACCGCGATTACTTCCTTCCCGACAAGGCAGTCGCAGCCGACACCGAGGTGCACGCCGAGCCTCCGTCGGTGTCGCGTGCGTGGCTGTCCTTCGCCCTTCTGCTCGCATGCCTTGGCGCGGTTGTGCTGCTGGCCAAGATGCTTTCCACGCCCATCGAAGGAGCGGTCGCTTCCGCCGGGGCTCCGCGGGCGCTGGTCGGCGTCATCATCGCAGCGCTCGTTCTGCTTCCCGAGAGCGTCGCGGCGGTCCGGGCAACGCTTGCCAACCGGCTGCAGACCAGCCTCAACCTCGGTCTGGGCTCCGCACTTGCAACGATCGGACTGACCATACCGGCAGTCGCGGCGCTCTCGATCGCCGCCGACCTCCCGATCGCGCTCGGGCTCGATACCAAGAGTGCGGTGCTGCTCTTCCTGACGCTGATCGTGTCCACCCTGAGCTTGGGCGCCGGAAAGACCACCGTCCTCCAAGGCGCCGTCCATCTGGTGATCTTCGCTGTGTATCTTTTCACGACCATCGTACCCTGA
- a CDS encoding class I SAM-dependent DNA methyltransferase gives MPDRIAEHYERHAHAFDEARRKNFVEKSWLDRFLLGVPKGGQVLDLGCGAGEPIARYLIDRERQLTGVDASEAMITLARTRFGRHRWICGDMRDVAMEGPFHGVIAWDSIFHLRPEEQAAMVVKAAQWLEPGGAFLFNTGSARDETIGCQFGDELYHASLAPAEYRALFAEHGLLEVAFVPHDHTTGGRAIWLARKRH, from the coding sequence ATGCCCGATCGGATTGCCGAACATTATGAGCGCCACGCCCATGCGTTCGACGAAGCACGCCGCAAGAACTTCGTCGAGAAGAGCTGGCTCGACCGCTTCCTGCTGGGCGTCCCCAAGGGAGGGCAGGTGCTCGACCTCGGCTGCGGCGCGGGCGAGCCGATCGCCCGCTATCTGATCGACCGCGAGCGGCAGCTGACCGGAGTCGATGCCTCCGAAGCGATGATCACATTGGCCCGGACCCGGTTCGGGCGGCACCGCTGGATCTGCGGCGACATGCGCGACGTCGCGATGGAGGGCCCGTTCCACGGAGTGATCGCGTGGGACAGTATCTTCCACCTGCGTCCGGAGGAGCAGGCGGCGATGGTGGTCAAGGCTGCGCAATGGCTGGAGCCGGGCGGCGCCTTTCTGTTCAACACCGGTTCGGCGCGCGACGAGACGATCGGCTGCCAGTTCGGCGACGAATTGTACCACGCCAGCCTCGCCCCGGCCGAATATCGCGCGCTGTTCGCGGAGCACGGGCTGCTCGAAGTGGCATTCGTGCCGCACGATCACACCACCGGCGGAAGGGCGATCTGGCTGGCGCGCAAGCGGCACTGA
- a CDS encoding CsbD family protein, with protein sequence MGELVDKIKGNLNEAAGKIKQESNNPETRDEGAAQELKGKGQQLAGKVKGALGDDV encoded by the coding sequence ATGGGTGAACTCGTCGACAAGATCAAGGGCAACCTCAACGAGGCGGCCGGCAAGATCAAGCAGGAGAGCAACAATCCCGAGACTCGCGACGAAGGCGCCGCGCAGGAGCTCAAGGGCAAGGGCCAGCAGCTCGCCGGCAAGGTCAAGGGTGCGCTCGGCGACGACGTCTGA
- a CDS encoding thiamine pyrophosphate-binding protein, with amino-acid sequence MTKLRTGGRILVDNLLAQGCDRIFHVPGESFLAVLDALHDTPEIDLVTCRQEGGVGFMACADGAMTGRPGVAFVTRGPGATNASIGVHVAMQDSQPMLLFIGDVDRGMRDREGFQEVDFPAFFGPIAKWATRIEDAARIPEYVARAWNVATSGRPGPVVIALPEDMLCDVVEAVDRPPLPRITQAPDRHAMQALAGLIKQAERPVAIVGGAGWTAAAGATFASFAERIGLPVAAAFRRQDALPAGASVYAGNLGYGPNPKLVSRIRGADLILAVGARLGEATTDGYSLITPDHPGQTLIHVHPDPNELGRVYRADVAICADMASFAGAAGLENIGAVKGGAAAEAHAEWLEWSTPKPRGGATLDLGQCVAAMRAAMPADTILCNGAGNFSSWWHRYWPYGAQPSQLAPTAGAMGYGVPAAVAAKLRAPERQVVALAGDGDFMMNGQELATAIQHNADILVLVIDNGAYGTIRMHQEREYPARLSGTKLHNPDFAALGRAYGCWTETVERTEEFAPALARALAETGVRLLHLKTDVEFITPGTTITALRDR; translated from the coding sequence ATGACCAAGCTTCGCACCGGCGGCCGCATCCTCGTCGACAATCTCCTGGCGCAGGGCTGCGACCGCATCTTCCACGTCCCGGGAGAGAGCTTCCTCGCCGTACTCGATGCACTGCATGACACGCCCGAAATCGACCTCGTCACGTGCCGGCAGGAAGGCGGCGTCGGCTTCATGGCATGCGCCGACGGGGCGATGACCGGGCGCCCGGGCGTTGCTTTCGTCACACGCGGGCCGGGGGCGACCAATGCCTCGATCGGTGTGCACGTCGCGATGCAGGATTCGCAGCCGATGCTGCTGTTCATCGGCGATGTCGACCGCGGCATGCGCGACCGCGAAGGATTTCAGGAAGTCGACTTCCCCGCTTTTTTCGGCCCCATCGCAAAATGGGCGACGCGGATCGAGGATGCGGCGCGGATTCCGGAATATGTCGCGCGGGCGTGGAATGTGGCCACAAGCGGTCGGCCGGGGCCGGTGGTGATCGCGCTGCCCGAGGACATGCTGTGCGACGTGGTCGAAGCAGTCGATCGTCCGCCTTTGCCGCGAATCACCCAGGCACCCGACCGGCACGCGATGCAGGCCCTGGCGGGGCTGATCAAGCAAGCCGAACGGCCCGTCGCCATCGTCGGCGGCGCCGGGTGGACCGCAGCGGCGGGCGCGACCTTCGCCAGCTTCGCCGAGCGGATCGGGCTGCCGGTGGCGGCAGCGTTCCGGCGACAGGACGCGCTGCCCGCCGGTGCATCGGTCTATGCGGGCAATCTTGGTTATGGACCCAATCCGAAGCTGGTCTCGCGGATCAGAGGCGCGGACCTGATCCTCGCGGTGGGTGCGCGGCTAGGCGAGGCGACCACCGACGGCTATTCGCTGATCACCCCCGACCATCCTGGCCAGACGCTGATCCATGTCCATCCCGATCCCAACGAACTCGGCCGGGTCTACCGCGCCGATGTCGCGATCTGCGCCGACATGGCGAGCTTCGCCGGAGCCGCGGGACTAGAGAATATCGGCGCGGTCAAAGGCGGTGCGGCCGCCGAGGCGCATGCCGAATGGCTCGAATGGTCGACACCGAAGCCGCGCGGGGGCGCCACGCTCGATCTCGGCCAGTGCGTCGCGGCGATGCGCGCAGCGATGCCGGCGGACACGATCCTCTGCAACGGCGCGGGCAATTTCTCAAGCTGGTGGCATCGTTATTGGCCCTATGGCGCCCAGCCCTCGCAGCTTGCCCCCACGGCCGGCGCGATGGGCTATGGCGTTCCCGCCGCCGTCGCCGCCAAGCTGCGTGCCCCGGAGCGGCAGGTCGTCGCGCTGGCGGGCGACGGCGATTTCATGATGAACGGACAGGAACTCGCGACTGCGATCCAGCACAATGCCGACATCCTCGTGCTCGTCATCGACAACGGTGCCTATGGCACCATCCGCATGCATCAGGAGCGTGAATATCCGGCGCGGCTTTCGGGCACGAAGCTGCACAATCCGGACTTCGCCGCGCTCGGCCGGGCCTATGGCTGCTGGACCGAGACGGTAGAGCGAACCGAGGAATTCGCGCCCGCGCTGGCGCGTGCTCTGGCCGAGACCGGGGTGCGGCTGCTCCACCTCAAGACCGATGTGGAATTCATCACCCCGGGAACGACAATCACTGCGCTCCGCGACCGCTAA
- a CDS encoding outer membrane protein yields MRLFAVSALALATLATPAFAQEATSTFTGPRAEVVAGWDHVGSSGEGASGFTYGGALGYDAQIGSAVIGAEAEITGSTTEEDGASAGRDLYVGGRIGFVALPNTLLYAKGGLTNARVNIDGLGSVNTDGYRFGGGVEHNFGRFYGKVEYRYSRYEEIDLNRDQVMAGLGIRF; encoded by the coding sequence ATGCGTTTGTTCGCAGTGTCGGCGCTTGCCCTCGCAACTCTTGCCACGCCCGCTTTTGCTCAGGAAGCGACCTCAACTTTCACTGGCCCGCGCGCTGAAGTCGTCGCCGGCTGGGATCATGTCGGCAGCTCCGGCGAGGGTGCATCGGGCTTCACTTATGGTGGTGCGCTTGGCTATGATGCGCAGATCGGCAGTGCCGTGATCGGCGCCGAAGCCGAGATCACCGGCTCGACCACCGAGGAAGATGGCGCCAGCGCCGGTCGTGACCTCTATGTCGGCGGCCGCATCGGTTTCGTCGCGCTGCCGAATACGCTGCTTTACGCCAAGGGCGGCCTGACCAACGCGCGCGTCAACATCGACGGCCTCGGCTCGGTCAACACCGACGGCTATCGCTTTGGCGGCGGCGTCGAGCACAATTTCGGCCGCTTCTACGGCAAGGTCGAGTATCGCTATTCGCGCTACGAAGAGATCGATCTCAATCGCGACCAGGTGATGGCGGGCCTCGGCATCCGCTTCTGA
- a CDS encoding CoA transferase subunit A gives MKKLYPNAEAALEGLLFDGMTLCAGGFGLCGIPERLIDAIQAAGVKDLTIASNNAGIDNEGLGKLLRSRQVKKMISSYVGENKEFERQYLSGELEVEFCPQGTLAERCRAGGAGIPGFYTKTGVGTQVAEGKEVKVFDGEEFILERGIRADLAIIKGWKADESGNLIFRKTARNFNQPMATAGKICVAEVEEVVPVGSLDPDAIHLPGIYVKRLIVGAPYDKKIEFRTVRAREAA, from the coding sequence ATGAAGAAGCTCTATCCCAACGCCGAGGCAGCGCTGGAAGGGCTGCTGTTCGACGGCATGACTCTGTGTGCCGGCGGCTTCGGCCTGTGCGGCATCCCCGAGCGGCTGATCGACGCGATCCAGGCCGCGGGAGTCAAGGACCTCACCATCGCCTCGAACAATGCCGGGATCGACAATGAAGGCCTCGGCAAGCTGCTCCGTTCGCGCCAGGTCAAGAAGATGATCTCGTCCTATGTCGGCGAGAATAAGGAGTTCGAGCGCCAATATCTCTCGGGCGAGCTCGAGGTCGAGTTCTGCCCGCAGGGCACGCTCGCCGAACGCTGCCGGGCGGGCGGCGCCGGGATCCCGGGCTTTTATACGAAGACCGGCGTCGGCACCCAGGTCGCCGAGGGCAAGGAAGTGAAGGTCTTCGACGGCGAGGAATTTATCCTCGAACGCGGCATCCGTGCCGACCTGGCGATCATCAAGGGCTGGAAGGCCGACGAGAGCGGCAATCTCATCTTCCGCAAGACCGCGCGCAACTTCAACCAGCCGATGGCCACGGCGGGCAAGATCTGCGTCGCCGAGGTCGAGGAAGTCGTTCCCGTCGGCAGCCTCGATCCCGATGCGATCCACTTGCCCGGCATCTATGTGAAGCGGCTGATCGTCGGCGCGCCCTACGACAAGAAGATCGAGTTCCGCACCGTGCGCGCCCGCGAGGCGGCGTGA